A DNA window from Aspergillus nidulans FGSC A4 chromosome I contains the following coding sequences:
- a CDS encoding putative endoglucanase (transcript_id=CADANIAT00007581) gives MQRIPDRLSDSTRITRPHRSLCCNTGGASSSCPGYHNCACGCGNKIGTYDWSYGIANKVYTAAANQALFDSGPNDATHWCGNGCGKCYRLTSTGVSTCETCGAGGEQGKSIVVMVTNLCPFKGNERWCPNPGQLNPHGYAYHFDIMGGAGVFGDNVVVEFEEVPCPGDAAFKWAACECHPNLRNKDLTLNAGAHAAGSKIVGPAQAAIISVNGLPAPAAMAVQPPPPPPPPAPARPAIEIPPPPAPV, from the exons ATGCAGCGTATACCAGATAGACTCAGTGACTCAACGCGGATTACAAGACCGCACCGGAG CCTCTGTTGCAACACTGGTGGCGCCAGCTCTAGCTGCCCTGGCTACCACAACT GTGCCTGCGGCTGTGGGAATAAGATAGGCACCTATGACTGGTCTTACGGCATCGCGAACAAAGTCTACACAGCCGCCGCAAACCAAGCCCTTTTCGACAGCGGCCCTAATGACGCAACCCACTGGTGCGGCAATGGATGCGGCAAATGCTACAGACTGACATCTACCGGTGTATCGACATGCGAGACCTGCGGCGCTGGCGGCGAACAAGGAAAGTCTATCGTCGTCATGGTCACGAATCTGTGCCCGTTCAAGGGCAACGAGCGCTGGTGCCCGAATCCCGGTCAGCTAAACCCCCACGGCTACGCATACCATTTCGACATCATGGGCGGCGCCGGCGTTTTCGGTGACAACGTCGTggtggagtttgaggaggttCCTTGCCCTGGCGACGCAGCTTTTAAGTGGGCGGCCTGCGAATGTCATCCCAACTTGAGGAACAAGGATTTGACTTTGAATGCCGGTGcacatgctgctggatcGAAGATTGTTGGACCTGCTCAGGCTGCTATCATCTCTGTCAACGGGCTTCCGGCACCTGCTGCTATGGCGGTTCAGCCTCCACCCCCTCCACCCCCACCTGCGCCTGCCCGGCCTGCTATCGAGATCCCcccgcctccagctcctgtcTAG
- a CDS encoding protein xptA (transcript_id=CADANIAT00007578), protein MLKHSSAATKENDSPKLKVLDIVSKLEPSLDHSHTHWWKLTSPQLALMLEAADYSIEKQFETLLFHYHWVVPYLGPKPDADGNFKWRSLVSDVGIPLEYSWKWDTATSGPDVRLTIEPINELSGTRVDPLNQAPSLELLHRLAEILPRLDVSWASHFLSTFYDHDKLKYIKESESETGMPLRSTMLVCFEFGRNGITTKTYMSPRKLGQQGFAPLSDYHSAIAALGPSCALDAVTEFLNNSPEGPHLSPFMLAVDNIIPCSSRLKLYFATPRTSYNSIREVLTLGGRLSTVTLESKLRAIHELVKAIMPFPPDLPDDADIPFPEQVLSPTVQDLAESSDMANQRPAFVAGYQYYFDIAPGASLPDIKFYIPIRKAQMNDQAVATGLTNWMRAQGRGAFCNAYTRVLEGLAGGRDLSKCHGLHTHICVMLKGNGEFDVTSYLAPGCK, encoded by the exons ATGTTGAAACACAGTTCCGCTGCCACTAAAGAGAACGACTCGCCAAAGCTCAAGGTCCTGGATATCGTGTCCAAGTTGGAACCGTCTCTAGATCACAGTCATACACACTGGTGGAAGCTCACCAGCCCGCAGCTGGCTCTGATGCTGGAGGCGGCCGACTATTCCATCGAGAAGCAGTTTGAgactctcctcttccactACCACTGGGTC GTCCCCTATCTCGGCCCCAAACCCGACGCAGATGGCAACTTTAAGTGGAGGTCTCTCGTCTCAGATGTTGGCATCCCCCTTGAATACTCTTGGAAATGGGATACAGCTACCAGCGGGCCGGATGTGCGCCTCACAATTGAGCCCATAAACGAGCTCAGCGGCACCCGGGTTGACCCTCTCAACCAGGCCCCTTCTCTGGAGTTACTCCACCGTCTCGCCGAAATACTGCCCCGACTAGATGTGTCCTGGGCTAGCCACTTCCTCTCTACATTCTATGATCATGACAAGCTCAAGTACATAAAGGAATCCGAGAGCGAAACGGGGATGCCCCTCCGCTCCACCATGTTGGTTTGCTTCGAATTCGGCCGCAATGGCATCACGACCAAGACGTATATGAGCCCGCGGAAGCTCGGACAGCAAGGATTCGCCCCCTTGTCAGATTACCACTCAGCCATTGCAGCCCTCGGACCGAGTTGTGCCCTTGATGCCGTGACCGAGTTTTTGAACAACAGCCCGGAAGGGCCGCACCTGAGCCCTTTCATGCTGGCCGTTGACAACATCATCCCGTGCTCTTCCCGACTCAAATTATACTTCGCCACGCCCCGGACAAGCTATAACTCGATCCGCGAAGTTCTAACCCTGGGCGGCCGCCTATCGACCGTGACTCTGGAGTCGAAGCTCCGCGCAATCCACGAACTTGTTAAAGCCATCATGCCCTTCCCGCCTGATCTTCCCGACGATGCCGATATCCCCTTCCCAGAGCAGGTCTTGTCCCCAACTGTGCAGGACCTAGCTGAATCCTCCGACATGGCGAATCAACGGCCCGCCTTCGTCGCTGGTTACCAATACTACTTCGACATCGCCCCTGGCGCCTCCCTTCCTGATATCAAGTTTTACATCCCCATTCGCAAGGCACAAATGAATGATCAGGCTGTCGCGACTGGTCTGACAAATTGGATGAGGGCGCAAGGACGGGGTGCGTTCTGCAATGCCTATACACGAGTTCTGGAAGGTTTAGCCGGTGGCAGGGATTTGAGTAAGTGCCATGGACTGCATACTCATATCTGCGTCATGCTCAAGGGTAATGGGGAGTTTGACGTCACTTCTTATTTGGCACCGGGCTGCAAGTGA
- a CDS encoding CRAL-TRIO domain-containing protein (transcript_id=CADANIAT00007579), whose amino-acid sequence MNGSSTGTLTPAQAARLHQLWMLLLHLAEASSLGALEQFVRVNSLDPTGAISTPSLSRRNSLFARSETARSRRSYEKRASVASTSLPYHHVRLLQTFGDAGFTAAQIRNVRHVLKLMSPEDVRFGILTAAKHENPDTFVLRFLRAAKWDVNQAVVQLLGAIVWRLKEMQVDNVLLPRGEAFAAASETDVSNPARAEDARAFMKQLRIGKGFVHGVDRSSRPVLIIRIRLHRPGDQSEAALSQFITHLIESARLVLSPPVETAVGPSPLFQFRLTRPDSDFRPDGVLARKHGAGAWKIIKPWIDPRLVERIHFTRSVEDLEKFMDRDQIITELGGDEDWEYEYIEPEPDENQAMDDLAARDTLLAERQSLGEDFIAATSRWVSAAQTGDPVQIDEATAHREEIIEQIRLNYWNLDPYVRARNNLDRTGVIQEGGFVEMYPISQPQTPLAVIQTAKVLQVEHVRGRVKVVNV is encoded by the exons ATGAACGGATCCAGCACGGGGACTCTGACCCCGGCCCAGGCTGCGCGACTGCATCAGCtctggatgctgctgctgcactTGGCCGAAGCCTCGTCGCTGGGCGCCCTCGAGCAGTTTGTGCGCGTCAACAGCCTGGACCCAACCGGCGCGATTTCAACGCCGTCGCTGAGCCGCCGCAATTCCCTCTTTGCAAGAAGCGAGACCGCTCGCAGTCGTCGCTCCTACGAGAAACGAGCGTCCGTGGCGTCGACCTCGCTTCCGTATCACCATGTCCGTCTCCTCCAGACGTTTGGCGATGCCGGCTTCACAGCGGCGCAGATCCGCAATGTCCGCCACGTCCTCAAGCTCATGTCGCCCGAAGACGTCCGGTTTGGGATTCTGACCGCGGCAAAACACGAGAATCCAGATACGTTTGTGCTTCGATTCCTGCGGGCGGCCAAGTGGGATGTGAACCAGGCCGTGGTGCAGTTGCTGGGTGCGATCGTCTGGCGGCTGAAGGAGATGCAGGTGGATAACGTCCTGCTGCCCCGAGGGGAGGCgttcgccgccgccagcgagACGGACGTTTCGAACCCGGCCAGAGCAGAAGACGCTCGAGCGTTCATGAAGCAGCTCCGGATCGGCAAGGGGTTTGTGCACGGCGTCGACCGGTCGAGCCGACCGGTCCTCATTATCCGGATACGCCTTCATCGCCCAGGGGACCAGAGCGAGGCGGCTCTCAGTCAGTTCATCACGCACCTCATCGAGTCGGCCCGGTTGGTGCTGTCGCCGCCAGTCGAAACTGCAGTAGGTCCCTCCCCGTTGTTCCAGTTCCGGCTGACAAGGCCAGACAGTGATTTTCGACCTGACGGGGTTCTCGCTCGCAAACATG GAGCAGGTGCTTGGAAGATTATCAAGCCCTGGATTGACCCGAGGCTGGTTGAGAGGATCCACTTCACTCGCTCTGTGGAAGACCTGGAGAAATTTATGGACCGCGACCAAATCATCACCGAACtcggcggcgacgaggatTGGGAATATGAGTATATCGAGCCTGAGCCAGACGAGAACCAAGCTATGGATGACTTGGCTGCCCGGGATACCCTGCTCGCAGAGCGGCAGTCTCTCGGGGAGGACTTCATTGCGGCTACCTCGCGCTGGGTCTCTGCAGCCCAGACTGGAGATCCAGTACAGATTGACGAGGCCACCGCACACCGCGAGGAGATCATTGAGCAAATCCGGCTGAATTACTGGAATCTAGACCCGTATGTCCGAGCCCGCAATAACCTGGATCGGACCGGAGTGATCCAGGAGGGCGGCTTTGTCGAGATGTACCCCATATCCCAACCCCAGACTCCGTTGGCCGTGATCCAGACGGCAAAGGTGCTGCAGGTCGAACATGTTCGAGGGAGGGTCAAGGTCGTCAATGTCTGA
- a CDS encoding uncharacterized protein (transcript_id=CADANIAT00007580) yields MRFDISSVVTSVLVLATCSLAYPSQPSPSDAAITVNGALVTLPVEAVNALQQAFASAYAPRSDPGLAKRQNLVNPAPATTETRDESDP; encoded by the exons ATGCGCTTCGATATCTCGTCCGTCGTTACCTCTGTTCTGGTCCTCGCCACCTGCTCCCTCGCCTACCCTTCTCAGCCTTCGCCTTCCGATGCTGCAATCACCGTAAACGGCGCACTTGTCACTCTGCCAGTTGAGGCCGTCAATGCCCTGCAGCAGGCATTTGCTTCTGCCTATGCACCGCGCTCAGATCCAGGCCTGGCCAAGCGTCAGAATCTCGTGAATCCGGCCCCTGCCACCACCGAGACCAGGGACGAGAGTGAT CCTTAG